The Uruburuella testudinis genome window below encodes:
- a CDS encoding PHP domain-containing protein, whose amino-acid sequence MIDLHCHSTVSDGMLSPREVVRLAHRNGCTLLALTDHDHTGGLAEARAEAQTLGLRLINGVEISVTWRHRSVHIVGLDFDEHNEALQNLLAHVRKGRLNRLAAIAAKLEKKGITGAYDGALALAANPEMVSRTHIAEYLIHSGHVRNKQQAFTRYLGEGKPASVAHDWASLPDCVAAIKGAGGLAVIAHPMRYGFSATAKRNLFEEFKALGGNGIEVHSGNCDKNDRLNYALLAERFGLMASCGSDFHRLGDYSGGVLGACPELPPGCKPVWESFQTA is encoded by the coding sequence ATGATTGATTTACACTGCCACTCCACCGTTTCAGACGGCATGTTAAGCCCGCGCGAAGTGGTGCGGTTGGCGCACCGCAACGGCTGCACCCTGCTCGCACTCACCGACCACGACCACACCGGCGGGCTGGCCGAAGCGCGCGCCGAAGCCCAAACACTGGGCTTGCGCCTGATTAACGGCGTGGAAATATCGGTGACCTGGCGGCACCGCAGCGTGCATATTGTCGGGCTGGATTTCGACGAACACAACGAAGCGCTGCAAAACCTGCTCGCCCACGTGCGCAAAGGCCGTCTGAACCGCCTGGCCGCGATTGCCGCCAAGCTGGAAAAGAAAGGCATCACCGGCGCTTATGATGGCGCACTCGCCTTGGCCGCCAACCCCGAAATGGTCAGCCGCACCCACATCGCCGAATATTTAATCCACAGCGGCCACGTGCGCAACAAGCAGCAGGCATTTACCAGATATCTGGGCGAGGGCAAACCCGCCAGCGTGGCGCACGACTGGGCTTCACTGCCGGACTGCGTGGCCGCCATCAAAGGCGCGGGCGGCCTGGCCGTGATTGCCCACCCGATGCGCTACGGCTTTTCCGCCACCGCCAAACGCAATTTATTTGAAGAATTTAAAGCACTCGGCGGCAACGGCATCGAAGTGCACAGCGGCAATTGCGATAAAAACGATCGCTTGAACTACGCGCTGCTGGCCGAACGCTTCGGCTTGATGGCAAGCTGCGGCAGCGATTTCCACCGCTTGGGCGACTACAGCGGCGGTGTATTGGGCGCCTGCCCCGAATTGCCGCCGGGCTGCAAACCGGTGTGGGAAAGTTTTCAGACGGCCTGA
- a CDS encoding Type 1 glutamine amidotransferase-like domain-containing protein yields the protein MKKLFLTAYFARTADLLPPFAGDCSGRRVCFIPTAAIPEAVDFYVDEGRAALEKLGMTVDILDVAAEPAAVIAAKLHHCDCIYVSGGNTFFLLQALHKKQAGEMLAAQISAGKLYIGESAGAVILAPSVDYMRAIDDAGAAEQTISTGLQILDIYPLPHYGEFPFAEATAEIIQNYGRKLAICPINNGQVILVSGQQFVVKSIINAHS from the coding sequence ATGAAAAAACTGTTTCTCACCGCTTACTTTGCCCGCACTGCCGACTTGCTGCCGCCGTTTGCCGGCGATTGCTCCGGCCGCCGCGTCTGCTTCATCCCTACCGCCGCCATCCCCGAAGCTGTGGATTTTTATGTGGACGAAGGCAGAGCGGCTCTGGAAAAGCTGGGCATGACGGTTGATATACTGGATGTGGCCGCCGAGCCCGCCGCCGTGATTGCCGCCAAACTGCATCATTGCGATTGTATCTATGTGTCCGGCGGTAACACTTTCTTCCTGCTGCAAGCGTTGCATAAAAAGCAGGCGGGCGAAATGCTGGCGGCACAAATCAGCGCAGGCAAGCTCTATATCGGCGAATCGGCGGGGGCGGTGATTTTGGCGCCAAGCGTTGATTATATGCGCGCAATAGACGATGCGGGGGCGGCGGAGCAGACAATTTCCACAGGCTTGCAGATATTGGATATTTACCCCTTACCGCACTACGGTGAGTTTCCGTTTGCCGAAGCCACCGCAGAGATTATCCAAAACTATGGCCGCAAATTGGCCATTTGCCCGATAAACAACGGGCAAGTAATTTTAGTCAGCGGTCAGCAATTTGTTGTCAAAAGCATAATAAATGCCCATTCATAA
- a CDS encoding L-threonylcarbamoyladenylate synthase — MAQFFAIHPDTPQERLVKQAADIIRKGGVAVYPTDSCYALGCQIGDKTAMERILQIRKIDLKHHLTLMCADLSELGTYAKVDNSQFRQLKAATPGSYTFIMQATKEVPNRTLHPKRKTIGLRVPDNKIALALLQELGEPMLSCTLMLPEDEEPLTDPYEIRDRLEHAVDVIIDGGWCGTEPTTVIDMTDGIELVREGKGDKTLFGL, encoded by the coding sequence ATGGCACAATTTTTCGCCATCCACCCCGACACCCCGCAAGAGCGGCTGGTCAAACAGGCGGCAGACATCATCAGAAAAGGCGGCGTGGCGGTCTACCCCACCGACTCCTGCTACGCACTCGGCTGCCAAATCGGTGACAAAACCGCCATGGAACGGATTTTACAAATCCGCAAAATCGACCTCAAACACCACCTCACGCTGATGTGCGCCGACTTGAGCGAATTGGGCACTTACGCCAAAGTGGACAACAGCCAATTCCGCCAGCTCAAAGCCGCCACCCCCGGCAGCTATACCTTTATCATGCAGGCCACCAAAGAAGTGCCCAACCGCACCCTGCACCCCAAACGCAAAACCATCGGCCTGCGCGTGCCCGACAATAAAATCGCACTGGCCTTATTACAGGAATTGGGCGAACCCATGCTCAGCTGCACGCTGATGCTGCCCGAAGACGAAGAGCCGCTCACCGACCCCTATGAAATCCGCGACCGCCTCGAACATGCGGTAGATGTGATTATCGACGGCGGCTGGTGCGGAACCGAGCCGACCACCGTCATCGACATGACCGACGGCATCGAGTTGGTGCGCGAGGGCAAGGGCGACAAAACCTTGTTTGGATTGTAA
- a CDS encoding site-2 protease family protein, with translation MGNFNLGIFLLAVLPVLLAITVHEAAHGYAARYYGDRTAEQLGRLTLNPLAHIDPIGTIVVPAVMFFTTGFMFGWAKPVPVVTRNLRDTRIGMRMVAIAGPASNFAMMFGWAVLMMLSPLVPESFQYPMRQMATFGVTINAVLFVLNMLPILPLDGGRFVDTFLPAKASYSFRKIEPYGMWILIALLFTGMLNKIMQPFLAVVLGLVQSFIRLLGG, from the coding sequence ATGGGCAATTTCAATTTAGGCATATTTTTATTGGCCGTATTGCCGGTATTGCTGGCAATTACCGTACACGAAGCAGCTCACGGCTATGCCGCGCGGTATTACGGCGACCGCACCGCCGAGCAGCTCGGGCGGCTCACCCTCAACCCACTGGCACACATCGACCCCATCGGCACCATCGTGGTGCCGGCAGTGATGTTTTTCACCACCGGTTTTATGTTCGGCTGGGCCAAACCCGTGCCGGTGGTTACCCGAAACCTGCGCGATACCCGCATCGGCATGCGCATGGTGGCCATTGCCGGGCCGGCATCGAATTTTGCCATGATGTTCGGCTGGGCCGTGCTGATGATGCTCTCCCCGCTGGTGCCCGAAAGCTTCCAATATCCGATGCGGCAGATGGCCACTTTCGGCGTAACCATTAATGCCGTGCTGTTTGTATTAAACATGCTGCCGATTCTGCCGCTCGATGGCGGCCGCTTTGTCGATACCTTTCTGCCGGCCAAGGCATCCTACAGTTTCCGCAAAATCGAACCCTACGGCATGTGGATTCTGATTGCACTCTTATTTACCGGCATGCTCAACAAAATCATGCAACCGTTTTTGGCCGTAGTGCTGGGCTTGGTGCAAAGCTTTATCCGACTACTGGGTGGTTAG
- a CDS encoding IS630 transposase-related protein produces the protein MAYSKDYRQMILAKLESGETYRALAAEFNISKSTIQNWKKQPERKIVTTRHSKIDMEKLRQDVVQYPDHYQRERAVRFNCTQRAIGIALKRLKITQKKDLETSSG, from the coding sequence ATGGCATACTCAAAAGATTACCGACAAATGATATTAGCAAAGCTCGAATCAGGTGAAACCTATCGAGCTTTAGCCGCTGAATTCAACATCAGTAAAAGCACCATACAAAACTGGAAGAAGCAGCCTGAGCGAAAAATAGTAACCACCCGTCACTCCAAAATCGATATGGAAAAGTTACGCCAAGATGTAGTGCAGTATCCCGACCATTATCAAAGAGAGAGAGCCGTCCGCTTTAACTGCACGCAACGGGCAATCGGCATTGCATTGAAACGGTTGAAGATTACTCAAAAAAAAGACCTTGAAACATCCTCGGGCTGA
- a CDS encoding IS630 family transposase, protein MKHPRADKAKRRCFSQQLARYEQDGRPITYLDESGFKSNDYRPYGYATKGEKCYGTDNRQLKNTTNAIGAIHDNRLFSVGLYNCSIDSTVFHHWVEMLLLPELPPSSVIVMDNATFHKRQDIQDLIEKAGHTILWLPPYSPDLNPIEQTWAWIKRKRQDWRVDCLDTLFFYFLWICDSF, encoded by the coding sequence TTGAAACATCCTCGGGCTGATAAAGCAAAACGCCGTTGTTTCAGTCAGCAGCTCGCACGTTACGAACAAGATGGCAGACCGATTACCTATCTTGACGAAAGTGGCTTCAAATCCAACGATTACCGTCCCTATGGATACGCAACGAAAGGCGAAAAGTGTTACGGCACTGACAACCGGCAATTGAAAAACACCACCAATGCTATTGGCGCGATTCACGATAACCGGTTATTTTCGGTAGGTCTTTATAATTGCAGCATTGACAGTACCGTTTTCCATCACTGGGTTGAAATGCTACTGCTGCCAGAACTGCCTCCAAGCAGCGTGATCGTGATGGATAATGCCACATTTCATAAAAGACAGGATATTCAAGACTTGATTGAAAAAGCGGGGCATACGATTCTTTGGCTGCCTCCATACAGCCCCGACCTAAATCCGATTGAGCAAACTTGGGCTTGGATTAAGCGGAAACGGCAAGATTGGAGGGTGGATTGTCTGGATACGCTGTTTTTCTATTTCTTGTGGATTTGTGACAGTTTTTAA
- a CDS encoding ComEA family DNA-binding protein, producing MKKLIWGALALISTGFSLAAVNINTAGEEELKALPGIGPSKAAAIVEYRSRNGNFKSVEELKNVKGIGDGIYNRLKDEASVSGAAAKKAKPALKKP from the coding sequence ATGAAAAAACTGATTTGGGGCGCACTGGCGCTGATAAGCACCGGCTTCTCGCTGGCGGCGGTCAACATCAACACCGCCGGGGAAGAAGAGCTCAAAGCCCTGCCGGGCATAGGCCCCTCGAAAGCGGCGGCGATTGTAGAGTACCGCAGCCGCAACGGCAACTTCAAAAGTGTGGAGGAGCTGAAGAACGTGAAGGGGATCGGAGACGGTATTTACAACCGTCTGAAGGATGAGGCTTCGGTATCGGGGGCGGCGGCGAAGAAGGCCAAGCCTGCGCTTAAGAAGCCGTGA
- the rarD gene encoding EamA family transporter RarD: MNPSSDGLNEQQKGLLYAFGCYLIWGLFPLYWYPLSHGAIGAEQMLAQRVLWSALFSLAVLFVCRQSHLLAAAIRNPRLLLTFTGSALAISINWLVFLWAITHNHVLDASLGYFISPLFSMLLGRMFFNERFNRVQLAAIVLALTGVLWLALPAGQVPWVALLLTVSFGIYGLLRKIAPLAALPGMVLETLLMLPFAAAYLLWTAHKGDLVFGALPPLPLAILIGSGAATTIPLMLFAAAAKRITMSHLGIIQYFSPTCQFIIGLTVFGEAFDLSRFIGYVWVWAGVAVYLLGIWLQHRAAAPENPCI, translated from the coding sequence ATGAACCCTTCTTCAGACGGCCTGAACGAACAGCAAAAAGGCCTGCTTTATGCATTCGGCTGCTATCTGATATGGGGCCTGTTCCCGCTTTACTGGTATCCGCTCAGCCACGGCGCCATCGGTGCAGAGCAGATGTTGGCGCAACGGGTATTATGGTCGGCGCTGTTTTCGCTGGCGGTCTTGTTTGTCTGCCGCCAAAGCCACCTTTTGGCCGCCGCCATCAGAAATCCCCGCTTGCTGCTCACTTTTACCGGTTCGGCGCTGGCCATTTCCATTAACTGGCTGGTTTTTTTATGGGCCATCACCCACAACCACGTGCTTGATGCCAGCCTGGGTTATTTTATTTCGCCACTGTTCAGCATGCTGCTCGGACGGATGTTTTTCAACGAGCGCTTCAACCGCGTTCAGCTTGCTGCCATTGTTTTGGCGCTGACAGGCGTGTTGTGGCTGGCGCTGCCGGCCGGACAAGTGCCGTGGGTTGCACTGCTGCTTACCGTCAGCTTCGGCATTTACGGCCTGCTGCGCAAAATCGCTCCCTTGGCTGCGCTGCCCGGCATGGTGCTGGAAACGCTGCTGATGCTGCCGTTTGCCGCTGCCTATCTGCTGTGGACTGCACACAAGGGCGATTTGGTATTCGGCGCCTTGCCGCCGCTGCCGCTGGCCATTTTAATCGGCTCGGGCGCGGCCACCACTATTCCGCTGATGCTGTTTGCCGCTGCGGCCAAACGCATTACCATGAGCCATTTGGGCATCATTCAATATTTTTCGCCCACCTGCCAATTTATTATCGGCCTGACGGTATTTGGTGAAGCGTTTGATTTATCGCGCTTTATCGGCTATGTGTGGGTGTGGGCGGGCGTGGCGGTTTACCTGTTGGGCATTTGGCTGCAACACCGCGCCGCTGCGCCGGAAAACCCGTGTATATAA
- the ruvC gene encoding crossover junction endodeoxyribonuclease RuvC has product MHTSSTRVLGIDPGSRVTGFGVIDVRGREHFYVASGCIKTPPNAPLAERIAVIVNHLDEVVATYRPQQAAVEQVFVNVNPAATLMLGQARGAAVAALVMRQLPVFEYTALQVKQAVVGQGKAAKEQVQHMVVQMLGLSGTPQADAADGLAVALTHALRNHGLAAQLQQGGLQIKRGRFQP; this is encoded by the coding sequence ATGCATACTTCAAGCACTCGTGTTTTGGGCATCGATCCCGGCAGCCGCGTTACCGGCTTCGGTGTGATTGATGTGCGCGGCCGCGAGCATTTCTATGTGGCTTCCGGCTGCATCAAAACCCCGCCGAACGCGCCGTTGGCTGAGCGTATTGCGGTGATTGTGAACCATCTTGATGAAGTGGTGGCCACCTACCGGCCGCAACAGGCAGCTGTCGAACAGGTGTTTGTGAACGTGAATCCGGCCGCCACCCTGATGCTGGGGCAAGCGCGCGGCGCTGCGGTGGCGGCGCTGGTGATGCGGCAGCTGCCGGTGTTCGAATATACTGCGCTGCAAGTCAAACAGGCTGTGGTGGGGCAGGGCAAAGCGGCCAAAGAGCAGGTGCAGCATATGGTGGTGCAGATGCTGGGTTTGTCGGGCACACCGCAGGCCGATGCCGCCGACGGGCTGGCCGTGGCGCTTACTCATGCGCTGCGCAACCACGGCTTGGCCGCACAATTGCAGCAAGGCGGTTTGCAGATTAAGCGCGGGCGCTTCCAACCGTAG
- a CDS encoding NRAMP family divalent metal transporter, with product MAAPAASSWKSRFRALGPGILMASAAVGGSHLIASTQAGALYGWQLAVIIILVNVLKYPFFRFSTHYTLDTGNSLIEGYASQSRVYLWVFVVLTVLSATISTGALALISAVIIKMALPSIALSVNMLSVVVLAATLALLLLGHYRALDRVTKVIMLSLTLATLEAVAVAASRGAQVQPGFIEPSPWNMASLGFIIALMGWMPAPMEVTAINSMWVTAKQKLDPSNYQDAMFDFNVGYAVSALLALVFLALGAWVQFGNGEEVKLAGGAYIGQLIEMYARTIGEWSRLLVAFIAFACMFGTTLTVADGYGRINAEALRLILRQKQRSNRAVTVWTCWSVFSGLAVILWFNSALGEMLKFAMISAFLTAPVFAWLNYRLVRNTHKHAVTPAMNALAIAGLVYLVGFAVLFLLNLSGIWA from the coding sequence ATGGCCGCGCCGGCCGCATCGAGCTGGAAAAGCCGTTTTCGGGCTTTGGGGCCGGGTATTCTGATGGCCTCGGCAGCGGTGGGCGGCTCGCATTTGATTGCCTCTACGCAGGCCGGTGCGCTCTATGGCTGGCAGCTGGCGGTGATTATTATTTTGGTCAATGTGTTGAAATACCCGTTTTTCCGCTTCAGCACCCACTACACGCTAGACACCGGCAACAGCCTGATTGAAGGTTATGCCTCGCAAAGCCGCGTGTATTTGTGGGTGTTTGTGGTGTTGACCGTGCTTTCGGCCACCATCAGCACCGGCGCGCTGGCGCTGATCAGCGCGGTGATTATCAAAATGGCGCTGCCTTCCATCGCCTTATCGGTGAATATGCTGTCGGTGGTGGTGCTGGCGGCCACGTTGGCCTTGCTGCTGCTCGGTCACTACCGCGCGCTCGACCGGGTAACTAAAGTGATTATGCTCAGCCTGACCTTGGCCACACTGGAGGCGGTGGCGGTGGCGGCTTCGCGCGGTGCGCAGGTGCAGCCCGGGTTTATTGAGCCTTCGCCGTGGAATATGGCTTCGCTCGGCTTTATCATTGCCTTGATGGGCTGGATGCCGGCGCCGATGGAGGTAACCGCCATCAACTCGATGTGGGTCACCGCCAAACAGAAACTTGATCCCAGCAATTATCAAGATGCGATGTTTGATTTTAATGTCGGCTATGCGGTATCGGCGCTGCTGGCCTTGGTATTTCTGGCCTTGGGCGCATGGGTGCAGTTTGGCAACGGCGAAGAAGTCAAGCTGGCCGGCGGTGCGTATATCGGCCAGTTGATCGAGATGTATGCCCGCACCATCGGCGAGTGGTCGCGCCTGTTGGTGGCGTTTATCGCGTTTGCCTGCATGTTCGGCACCACGCTGACGGTGGCCGACGGTTACGGCCGCATCAATGCTGAGGCGCTGCGCCTGATTTTGCGCCAGAAACAGCGCAGCAACCGCGCGGTAACCGTGTGGACCTGCTGGTCGGTGTTTTCCGGTTTGGCTGTGATTTTATGGTTTAACAGCGCCTTGGGTGAAATGCTGAAATTTGCCATGATTTCAGCTTTTCTCACCGCGCCGGTGTTTGCCTGGCTGAATTACCGCCTGGTACGCAACACCCACAAACATGCGGTTACGCCGGCGATGAATGCTTTGGCCATTGCCGGGCTGGTGTATCTGGTGGGCTTTGCGGTGTTGTTTCTGCTCAATTTGAGCGGCATTTGGGCGTGA
- a CDS encoding NRAMP family divalent metal transporter, with protein sequence MMNKATHRAAEPRSTWQSRLGAIGPGILMASAAVGGSHIVASTQAGAIYGWQLAAIIILVNVFKYPFFRFGAQYTLDTGKSLLEGYRDKNPLYLWAFFVLNIFATVVNVAGVALITAVILSFMLPGIGINYLAGGVLSVTLLVLLAGKYSALDGVSKIIMIALTASTVAAVAIAAANGGAAAAPDFVAPSPWNLASLGFIIALMGWMPAPIEFSAINSLWVSVKRKLDHVSYRDGLFDFNVGYIGSALLAVVFLALGALVQFGSGEEVKMAGPAYIAQLIDMYARTIGEWARWLVAFIAFACMFGTTLTATDGYARANTEALRLLKKEPSYSIRALNIWIVAACIAGMVVILFFKGSLAPMLKFAMITAFLTTPVFAWLNLMLARGAQHKIHTSLMAFSWLGLIYLVGFAVLFLLQLSGALG encoded by the coding sequence ATGATGAATAAAGCAACACACCGGGCGGCGGAACCGCGTTCGACCTGGCAATCGCGGCTCGGCGCTATCGGCCCGGGCATTTTGATGGCTTCGGCGGCGGTAGGCGGCTCGCATATTGTGGCATCCACGCAGGCCGGCGCGATTTACGGCTGGCAGCTGGCGGCGATTATTATTTTGGTGAATGTGTTTAAATACCCGTTTTTCCGTTTCGGCGCGCAATATACGCTCGACACCGGCAAAAGCCTGTTGGAAGGCTACCGTGATAAAAATCCGCTGTATTTGTGGGCGTTTTTTGTGCTGAATATTTTTGCCACGGTGGTTAATGTGGCGGGTGTGGCGTTGATTACGGCGGTGATTCTGAGCTTTATGCTGCCCGGTATCGGCATCAACTATCTGGCCGGCGGCGTGTTGTCGGTAACCTTGCTGGTGTTGCTGGCGGGGAAATACAGCGCTTTAGACGGAGTGTCTAAAATTATTATGATTGCGCTGACGGCTTCTACTGTGGCGGCGGTGGCGATTGCGGCGGCCAACGGTGGAGCCGCTGCGGCGCCGGATTTTGTAGCACCTTCGCCGTGGAATCTGGCTTCGCTCGGTTTTATCATCGCGCTGATGGGCTGGATGCCGGCGCCGATTGAGTTTTCCGCCATCAATTCGTTGTGGGTGTCGGTCAAGCGCAAGCTCGACCATGTGTCGTATCGCGACGGGTTGTTTGATTTCAATGTGGGCTATATCGGCTCGGCGCTGCTGGCGGTGGTGTTTTTGGCTTTGGGCGCACTGGTGCAGTTCGGCAGCGGCGAGGAAGTGAAAATGGCGGGGCCGGCTTATATCGCGCAATTAATCGATATGTATGCGCGCACCATCGGCGAATGGGCGCGCTGGCTGGTGGCGTTTATCGCGTTTGCCTGCATGTTCGGTACCACGCTCACCGCCACCGACGGCTATGCACGCGCCAATACTGAAGCGCTGCGGCTGTTAAAAAAAGAGCCGTCATACAGCATCCGTGCGCTGAATATCTGGATCGTGGCGGCCTGCATCGCGGGCATGGTGGTGATTCTGTTTTTTAAAGGCTCGCTGGCGCCGATGCTGAAATTTGCCATGATTACCGCTTTTCTCACCACGCCGGTGTTTGCCTGGCTCAACCTGATGCTGGCCCGCGGGGCGCAGCATAAAATCCATACGTCGCTGATGGCGTTTTCTTGGTTGGGTTTGATTTATCTGGTGGGCTTTGCGGTGCTGTTTTTGCTGCAACTTTCCGGCGCGCTGGGTTGA
- the metE gene encoding 5-methyltetrahydropteroyltriglutamate--homocysteine S-methyltransferase: protein MNTFHLSGYPRIGAKRELKFAVEAFWKGAKSEAELQDVAAEIRRLNWAAQKAAGADLLPVGDFSFYDHVLDLLCTLGAIPKRFGFDAANLSLPEYFQLARGNATQFAMEMTKWFDTNYHYIVPEWHADTEFSVNAGRLIAQIKEAKAQGHDIKPTLVGPLTLLWLGKKKEAFGCRVETLLPKLLPAYAQLLRELAAEGVDWIQIDEPVLAVDAPKPYVDAFASVYKELANTGVRIIIGTYFASVAEHLNLLKTLPVHGVHIDAVRAPEQLAVFADAWPENKVLSVGLVDGRNVWRANLSKIIDTLKPVQEKLGNNLWIAPSCSLLHSPQDLGVEEKLDAEIKSWMAFAAQKLVELGVVKQALAHGKDSVKEAVAASDAAAADRATNKKIHNEAVQKRVAGLRQGADQRKSPFAERIKAQQAWMNLPLLPTTTIGSFPQTIEIRQARAAFKKGELSAADYDAAMKKEIAYCVEEQEKLQIDVPVHGEAERNDMVEYFGEQLAGYCFSQFGWVQSYGSRCVKPPIIFGDVSRPNPMTVYWSTYAQTLTKRPMKGMLTGPVTMFKWSFVRDDVPLSAVAKQIALALNDEVLDLEKAGIKVIQIDEPAIREAMPLKKAQWNEYLAWACESFRLSSTDAEDSTQIHTHMCYSEFNDILPAIASMDADVITIETSRSDMDLLTAFGDFKYPNDIGPGVYDIHSPRVPTEAEVEHLLRKAMDVVPVERLWVNPDCGLKTRGWKETVEQLEVMMNVTQKLRAELTGKQR from the coding sequence ATGAATACTTTCCACCTCTCAGGTTATCCGCGCATCGGCGCGAAGCGCGAATTGAAATTTGCCGTCGAAGCGTTTTGGAAAGGCGCGAAAAGCGAAGCCGAGCTGCAAGATGTTGCCGCCGAAATCCGCCGCCTCAACTGGGCGGCTCAAAAAGCGGCCGGCGCCGATTTGCTGCCGGTCGGTGATTTTTCGTTTTACGACCATGTACTTGATCTGCTCTGCACCTTGGGCGCGATTCCGAAACGCTTCGGCTTTGATGCTGCCAACCTGAGCCTGCCCGAGTATTTCCAACTGGCGCGCGGCAATGCCACCCAGTTTGCGATGGAAATGACCAAGTGGTTCGACACCAATTATCACTATATCGTGCCCGAATGGCATGCCGACACCGAATTTTCAGTGAATGCCGGCCGCCTGATTGCGCAAATCAAAGAAGCCAAAGCGCAAGGCCACGACATCAAGCCCACGCTGGTCGGCCCGCTGACGCTGCTGTGGTTGGGCAAAAAGAAAGAGGCATTCGGCTGCCGTGTGGAAACCCTGTTGCCGAAGCTGCTGCCCGCTTATGCGCAACTGTTGCGCGAGCTGGCCGCCGAAGGGGTGGATTGGATTCAAATCGACGAGCCGGTTTTGGCCGTAGATGCGCCCAAACCTTATGTGGATGCGTTTGCGAGTGTGTATAAAGAGCTGGCCAACACCGGCGTGCGCATCATCATCGGCACTTATTTTGCTTCTGTGGCCGAGCATCTGAATCTGTTGAAAACGCTGCCGGTGCACGGCGTGCACATCGATGCTGTGCGCGCGCCCGAACAATTGGCAGTATTCGCCGATGCTTGGCCGGAAAACAAAGTATTGTCGGTCGGTTTGGTTGACGGCCGTAATGTGTGGCGTGCCAATCTGAGCAAAATTATCGACACTTTGAAACCGGTGCAGGAAAAATTAGGCAACAATTTATGGATTGCGCCGAGCTGCTCGCTGCTGCACAGCCCGCAAGACTTGGGCGTAGAAGAAAAGCTCGATGCTGAAATCAAATCGTGGATGGCCTTTGCCGCCCAAAAATTGGTGGAATTGGGTGTGGTAAAACAAGCGCTGGCACACGGCAAAGACAGCGTGAAAGAAGCTGTTGCCGCCTCTGATGCTGCCGCCGCCGACCGTGCTACCAACAAAAAAATCCACAACGAAGCCGTGCAAAAACGTGTGGCCGGTTTGCGCCAAGGTGCCGATCAGCGCAAATCGCCGTTTGCCGAGCGCATTAAAGCGCAACAGGCCTGGATGAACCTGCCGCTGCTGCCCACCACCACCATCGGCTCATTTCCGCAAACCATCGAAATCCGCCAGGCACGCGCCGCCTTCAAAAAAGGCGAACTTTCTGCCGCCGATTACGATGCCGCAATGAAAAAAGAAATCGCCTATTGCGTGGAAGAGCAGGAAAAACTGCAAATCGATGTGCCGGTGCACGGCGAAGCCGAGCGTAACGACATGGTTGAATATTTCGGCGAGCAGCTGGCCGGCTACTGCTTCAGCCAATTCGGCTGGGTGCAAAGCTACGGCAGCCGCTGCGTGAAACCGCCGATTATTTTCGGCGACGTTTCCCGCCCCAACCCGATGACGGTTTACTGGTCTACCTACGCGCAAACGCTGACCAAGCGCCCGATGAAAGGCATGCTCACCGGCCCGGTAACCATGTTCAAATGGTCTTTCGTGCGCGACGACGTGCCCTTGAGCGCCGTTGCCAAACAAATCGCCTTGGCCTTGAATGATGAAGTGCTGGATTTGGAAAAAGCCGGCATCAAAGTGATTCAAATCGATGAGCCGGCCATCCGTGAAGCCATGCCGCTGAAAAAAGCCCAATGGAACGAATACCTGGCCTGGGCCTGCGAATCGTTCCGCTTGAGCAGCACCGATGCCGAAGACAGCACCCAAATCCACACCCATATGTGCTACTCGGAGTTTAACGACATTTTGCCCGCGATTGCCTCGATGGACGCCGATGTGATTACCATCGAAACCTCGCGCTCCGATATGGATTTGCTGACTGCTTTCGGCGATTTCAAATACCCCAACGACATCGGCCCGGGTGTGTATGACATCCACAGCCCGCGTGTGCCCACCGAAGCTGAAGTGGAACACCTGCTGCGCAAAGCCATGGACGTGGTGCCGGTCGAGCGCCTGTGGGTCAACCCCGACTGCGGCCTGAAAACCCGCGGCTGGAAAGAAACCGTCGAGCAGCTCGAAGTGATGATGAACGTGACCCAAAAACTGCGTGCCGAATTAACCGGCAAACAGCGGTAA